The following coding sequences lie in one Niabella agricola genomic window:
- a CDS encoding carbohydrate kinase family protein, translating into MTEPTFTAVCFGEILWDVLPDGSEPGGAPMNVAYHLNQLGIRTGVLSKKGADEEGERLIRFLEAHHVDTTLIQTDSIHPTGKVLATPGKNYEMLYDIIAPVAWDFIDVTEGVPETVATSALFIFGSLAARNAHSRKTLFSLLSQAKTRIMDINLRPPHFTQEIIEALLDKATVLKLNENELELLSGWYHFAGNTREQAAALGRRFSIRDIMITRGADGAAYYTDGAFYEHPGIEVAVVDTVGSGDAFLAGFLSRLQKGSSPEAALEFACRLGAFIATQKGACPDYDAGAI; encoded by the coding sequence ATGACGGAACCAACCTTTACGGCAGTTTGCTTTGGTGAAATTCTCTGGGATGTGCTGCCGGATGGTTCAGAGCCGGGCGGAGCACCCATGAATGTAGCATACCATCTGAATCAACTGGGTATCCGCACCGGTGTGCTCTCAAAAAAAGGCGCGGATGAAGAAGGGGAGCGGTTGATCCGTTTCCTGGAAGCGCATCATGTGGATACGACGTTAATCCAAACCGACAGCATCCATCCAACCGGGAAGGTGCTGGCTACGCCCGGGAAAAACTACGAGATGCTATATGATATTATTGCTCCGGTCGCCTGGGATTTTATTGATGTTACAGAAGGTGTGCCGGAAACGGTAGCGACATCAGCGTTGTTTATTTTCGGGAGCCTGGCAGCCCGCAATGCACATTCGCGCAAAACCCTGTTTAGCCTGTTATCCCAAGCAAAAACAAGGATCATGGATATCAACCTGCGTCCGCCACATTTTACGCAGGAAATCATTGAAGCCTTACTGGATAAGGCTACGGTTTTAAAATTAAACGAGAACGAACTGGAATTGCTCAGTGGCTGGTATCATTTTGCCGGTAATACGCGCGAACAGGCAGCGGCGTTGGGACGCCGGTTCTCCATCCGGGATATCATGATCACGCGGGGCGCCGATGGGGCAGCCTATTACACCGATGGAGCTTTTTATGAACACCCGGGGATCGAAGTGGCGGTTGTAGATACCGTGGGCAGCGGCGATGCCTTTCTGGCGGGCTTTTTATCCAGGTTGCAAAAAGGTAGCAGCCCGGAAGCTGCGCTGGAGTTTGCCTGCAGGTTGGGCGCTTTTATTGCCACGCAAAAAGGTGCCTGCCCCGATTACGATGCCGGCGCAATATAA
- a CDS encoding alpha-L-fucosidase, whose protein sequence is MKKIVISSFFCMGLWVCGFSQKVPPPAPVHPVPSARQLAWHQLETYAFIHFTTNTFTDKEWGFGDEDPKIFNPTKVDAGQWASVLKQTGFKAMILTTKHHDGFTLWPSKYTEHSVKNSSWKNGKGDVVKEASDAARKAGLKFGVYLSPWDRNRSDYGTPSYITYYRNQLKELFTNYGPIFEMWFDGANGGDGYYGGTREKRKINGATYYDWPTTLKLVRSMQPQVLFFSDAGPDIRWVGNERGIAGETNWNSITPDTLYAGKAGIEKLLNTGSADGTRWIPAEVDVSIRPGWFYHASEDSKVKTPEQLFEIYLSSVGRGSNLLLNIPPDRNGVFHPTDVASLQGFKKLLDERLTSNLAKNAKVVVSNTRGNAAAYNGAKITDGNNNTYWATDDGITSGEIEIHLLSEKKISYILLQEYIALGQRVRSFTIEAAINGSWKEIASGTTIGYKRILKIDPISTRKLRVRIADAKACPLISNLAVY, encoded by the coding sequence ATGAAGAAAATTGTAATCAGCTCATTTTTTTGTATGGGGTTATGGGTATGCGGCTTCAGTCAAAAGGTACCACCTCCGGCACCGGTGCATCCTGTACCTTCTGCCCGGCAACTGGCCTGGCACCAGCTGGAAACCTATGCCTTTATCCATTTTACCACCAACACGTTCACCGATAAAGAATGGGGCTTTGGCGATGAGGATCCAAAGATCTTTAACCCAACAAAGGTAGATGCCGGCCAATGGGCATCGGTGCTGAAACAAACCGGTTTTAAAGCCATGATCCTTACCACCAAGCATCATGATGGCTTTACACTCTGGCCCAGCAAATACACCGAGCATTCTGTTAAGAACAGTTCCTGGAAAAATGGTAAGGGTGATGTGGTAAAAGAGGCCAGCGATGCCGCCAGGAAAGCGGGATTGAAGTTTGGCGTATACCTGTCGCCCTGGGACCGGAACCGCTCAGACTACGGAACGCCCTCTTATATTACTTATTATCGCAACCAGTTAAAAGAACTGTTTACCAATTATGGTCCCATCTTTGAAATGTGGTTCGACGGTGCCAATGGAGGCGACGGCTATTATGGTGGAACAAGGGAAAAACGGAAGATCAACGGTGCTACGTATTATGACTGGCCCACTACTTTAAAGCTGGTGCGCAGCATGCAGCCCCAGGTGTTATTCTTTAGCGATGCAGGCCCCGATATCCGCTGGGTAGGCAATGAACGAGGCATAGCCGGCGAAACCAATTGGAACAGCATTACTCCGGATACCCTGTATGCAGGCAAGGCTGGTATTGAAAAGTTGCTCAATACCGGGTCTGCCGATGGCACCAGGTGGATTCCGGCTGAGGTGGATGTTTCCATTCGCCCGGGATGGTTTTATCATGCTTCGGAAGATAGCAAAGTAAAAACCCCCGAGCAACTCTTTGAGATCTATCTGAGCTCCGTTGGAAGGGGATCAAACCTGCTGCTGAATATACCCCCTGACCGCAATGGTGTTTTTCATCCCACGGATGTAGCCTCCCTGCAAGGGTTTAAAAAATTACTGGATGAACGGCTGACCAGCAACCTGGCAAAAAATGCAAAAGTAGTGGTAAGCAATACCCGGGGCAATGCGGCCGCTTACAATGGCGCAAAGATCACGGATGGAAATAATAATACATACTGGGCTACAGATGACGGGATCACATCAGGTGAAATAGAAATACATCTCCTTTCGGAAAAAAAGATCAGCTATATCCTGTTGCAGGAATACATTGCACTAGGCCAGCGGGTACGCAGTTTTACAATAGAAGCAGCTATAAACGGAAGCTGGAAGGAGATCGCTTCAGGAACCACGATCGGATACAAACGGATTTTAAAGATCGACCCCATATCAACCAGGAAGCTGCGCGTACGCATTGCCGATGCAAAAGCATGCCCGTTGATCTCAAACCTGGCCGTGTATTAG
- a CDS encoding alpha-L-fucosidase — MWRKIKKAAGLAGIWCLCTTAGAQEQGIHQQSTLYEWPTDPLVKQKLDQWQDQKFGMIIHWGLYAVPGIIESWSICSEDWIGRDSTIPYDTYKQWYWGLRRDFNPVRFNPDQWAAAAKAAGMRYLVFTTKHHDGFNMFDTKQSDFKISNGPFANNPKADVAKYVFDAFRKQGFMIGAYFSKPDWHNENYWWPMYATPDRNVNYDIKKFPWRWQKFKDFTYSQISELMHNYGRMDILWLDGGWVRPISTVTEEVRAWGMRIPESGQDIDMPKIAAMAREAQPGILMVDRTVHGPYENYQTPEQRVPDHRINNPWESCMTLGGAWGYVPGDRLKPASKVIHTLVEIVAKGGSLLLGVGPQADGTLTAEAVSRLNEIGRWLKENGAAIYNTRSIEQYHSGQTYFTRSKDGKTTYAITLIQEPELPVSIQWQGNLPRKGSVIRSVATGEKVKWTVTGDLVTLQVPAKLKTMNQTAALAFSFVND, encoded by the coding sequence ATGTGGAGGAAAATAAAAAAGGCGGCAGGGCTTGCAGGTATATGGTGCTTGTGTACAACGGCCGGTGCACAGGAGCAGGGTATCCATCAACAATCGACCCTGTATGAGTGGCCTACAGATCCGCTTGTAAAACAAAAACTGGATCAGTGGCAGGATCAGAAGTTCGGAATGATCATCCACTGGGGCTTATACGCGGTGCCGGGTATTATAGAATCCTGGTCCATTTGTTCGGAAGACTGGATCGGGCGCGACAGCACGATTCCCTATGATACTTATAAACAGTGGTATTGGGGACTCAGGAGAGATTTTAATCCCGTTCGGTTCAATCCCGATCAGTGGGCTGCTGCCGCAAAAGCCGCCGGCATGCGGTACCTGGTGTTTACCACCAAGCATCATGACGGGTTTAATATGTTTGATACCAAACAGTCGGATTTTAAGATCTCCAACGGCCCGTTTGCAAACAATCCCAAAGCCGATGTGGCAAAATATGTATTTGATGCATTCCGCAAACAAGGCTTTATGATCGGGGCCTATTTTTCCAAGCCCGACTGGCATAATGAGAACTACTGGTGGCCGATGTATGCAACGCCGGACCGGAATGTGAATTATGATATCAAAAAGTTTCCCTGGAGATGGCAGAAATTTAAAGACTTCACTTATAGCCAGATCAGTGAGCTGATGCATAATTATGGGCGTATGGACATTCTCTGGCTGGATGGAGGATGGGTACGGCCCATCTCCACAGTAACAGAAGAGGTGCGGGCATGGGGGATGCGGATCCCGGAATCGGGGCAGGATATCGATATGCCAAAGATCGCAGCCATGGCCCGGGAAGCGCAGCCGGGCATCCTGATGGTGGATCGTACCGTTCATGGCCCCTATGAAAATTATCAGACACCGGAGCAGCGGGTGCCGGATCACCGGATCAACAATCCCTGGGAAAGCTGTATGACCCTGGGCGGTGCCTGGGGGTATGTACCGGGCGACCGGCTGAAGCCGGCATCGAAAGTGATCCATACGCTGGTGGAAATTGTGGCCAAAGGGGGCAGCCTATTATTGGGTGTGGGGCCGCAGGCAGATGGAACCTTAACAGCTGAAGCGGTTTCCCGGTTGAACGAGATCGGCCGGTGGCTGAAAGAAAACGGTGCGGCCATTTATAATACCCGGTCCATTGAGCAGTATCACAGTGGCCAAACCTACTTTACCCGTTCGAAAGACGGAAAAACCACCTATGCCATAACATTGATTCAGGAGCCGGAACTGCCGGTATCGATCCAATGGCAGGGCAACCTTCCGCGGAAAGGATCGGTGATACGGTCGGTTGCAACCGGGGAAAAAGTGAAATGGACAGTAACCGGAGATCTGGTAACACTTCAGGTGCCTGCGAAGCTAAAGACGATGAACCAGACAGCAGCACTGGCTTTTTCTTTTGTAAATGACTAA
- a CDS encoding aldo/keto reductase yields the protein MTKNKIGTSDVSITAITLGAWAIGGAMWGGNEEADSLAAIKVSIDNGITSIDTAPVYGMGYSEELVGKAIKGYDRSKLQILTKFGMVWDMEKGDFAFERKDNAGVPRKIYKYGGYANAIREVEISLKRLQTDYIDLIQLHWPDRTTPISETMEAMQKMLDEGKVRAVGVCNYNSAQLAEAEQTVKLASDQVPYSMLKRKIETDVVPYALANGLSVIAYSPMERGLLTGKYNASYRFAEDDHRNNYFKQFDMDKVARLTAHLAEMASGYQVSVAQLVLAWTFHQPAVAAALAGARNAAQAAENAGALQIKLSRADLAQIESWLVA from the coding sequence GTGACAAAAAATAAGATTGGTACGAGCGATGTTTCGATAACGGCCATTACACTAGGCGCCTGGGCCATTGGCGGTGCCATGTGGGGAGGTAATGAAGAAGCTGATTCGCTGGCGGCCATTAAAGTGTCGATCGACAACGGCATCACTTCTATTGATACGGCACCCGTTTATGGAATGGGATATAGTGAAGAACTGGTGGGTAAAGCCATAAAGGGCTATGACCGCAGCAAATTGCAGATCCTCACAAAATTTGGTATGGTATGGGACATGGAGAAGGGTGATTTTGCTTTTGAGCGAAAGGACAATGCCGGGGTTCCAAGAAAAATTTATAAGTATGGAGGATATGCAAATGCGATCAGGGAAGTAGAGATCAGTTTAAAACGGTTGCAGACAGATTATATCGATCTGATTCAGCTGCACTGGCCCGACCGTACAACGCCCATCAGCGAAACGATGGAAGCCATGCAGAAAATGCTGGATGAAGGAAAAGTAAGAGCCGTTGGAGTATGTAATTATAACAGCGCGCAGTTGGCGGAAGCGGAACAAACCGTAAAACTGGCTTCGGATCAGGTGCCCTACAGCATGTTAAAACGAAAAATTGAAACGGATGTGGTACCTTATGCGCTTGCAAACGGGCTTTCAGTAATTGCCTATAGTCCGATGGAGCGGGGGCTTCTTACGGGGAAATACAATGCATCATACCGTTTTGCAGAAGATGATCACCGGAATAATTATTTTAAACAATTTGATATGGACAAGGTGGCCCGGCTTACAGCACACCTGGCAGAAATGGCATCTGGTTACCAGGTGTCTGTAGCACAGCTGGTGCTGGCCTGGACCTTTCACCAGCCGGCGGTTGCAGCTGCACTGGCCGGGGCCCGGAATGCAGCACAGGCTGCAGAAAACGCAGGGGCCTTACAAATAAAACTATCCAGAGCCGATTTGGCGCAGATCGAAAGCTGGCTGGTGGCATAA
- the pyrH gene encoding UMP kinase, translating to MPKYKRILLKLSGEALMGNKNFGMDSDVISQYAREIKSVTDLGVEVALVIGGGNIYRGMNEAETGIERAHGDYMGMLATVINGMALQAGLEKTGLFTRLQSAIKMEQIAEPYIRRRAIRHLEKGRVVIFGAGTGNPYFTTDTAGSLRAIEINADVILKGTRVDGVYTADPEKDPTATKYEEVTYQECLTKNLRIMDMTAFTLCMENNLPIIVFDMNKTGNLKKLVDGEKVGTLIH from the coding sequence ATGCCTAAGTATAAAAGGATCCTGCTGAAACTCTCCGGGGAAGCATTGATGGGAAACAAGAATTTTGGAATGGATTCCGATGTCATTTCGCAATATGCCCGTGAAATCAAATCCGTAACAGACCTTGGTGTGGAAGTAGCGCTGGTAATTGGCGGCGGAAATATTTACCGGGGCATGAACGAGGCCGAAACCGGCATCGAGCGTGCGCATGGTGATTATATGGGCATGCTGGCAACCGTAATCAACGGAATGGCTCTGCAGGCCGGACTGGAAAAAACAGGTCTGTTTACCCGGTTACAGAGTGCCATAAAAATGGAACAGATCGCTGAGCCTTATATTCGCCGCAGGGCCATCCGTCACCTGGAAAAAGGGCGTGTGGTGATCTTTGGTGCCGGTACCGGAAACCCTTATTTTACCACTGACACTGCAGGCTCCCTTCGGGCGATTGAGATCAATGCCGATGTGATTTTAAAGGGCACAAGGGTAGACGGTGTATACACGGCTGATCCTGAAAAAGACCCTACCGCCACAAAATACGAAGAGGTTACGTACCAGGAATGTCTGACAAAGAACCTCCGGATTATGGATATGACCGCTTTTACCCTTTGCATGGAAAATAACCTGCCCATTATCGTATTTGACATGAATAAAACAGGCAATCTGAAAAAGCTGGTTGACGGAGAAAAAGTAGGAACATTGATTCACTAA
- the pdxH gene encoding pyridoxamine 5'-phosphate oxidase, which produces MNQEIADIRINYSKKSLSEAEVATDPITQFGSWWQEAVNSQLSEVNAMTLATTGADGLPDARIVLLKDFTSRGFVFFTNYQSRKGKELEQNPHACLVFFWKELERQVRISGTVSKVPGEESDQYFYSRPVGSQIGAIASPQSTVIPDRAFLDQQTKTITDQVASGQPVIRPEHWGGYLVTPTAVEFWQGRPSRLHDRLRYVLQEDQQWKIERLAP; this is translated from the coding sequence ATGAACCAGGAGATTGCGGACATACGGATCAACTACTCAAAAAAAAGCCTTTCAGAAGCCGAAGTAGCTACCGATCCCATTACCCAGTTTGGCAGTTGGTGGCAGGAGGCCGTTAACAGCCAGCTTTCTGAAGTGAATGCCATGACACTGGCCACCACCGGCGCCGATGGGCTCCCCGACGCACGGATCGTTTTATTAAAAGACTTCACTTCCCGGGGATTTGTGTTCTTTACCAATTATCAAAGCCGGAAAGGAAAAGAGCTGGAGCAAAATCCCCATGCCTGCCTGGTTTTTTTCTGGAAAGAACTGGAACGGCAGGTGCGGATTAGCGGCACAGTGTCTAAGGTTCCCGGAGAAGAGAGCGACCAGTACTTTTACTCAAGGCCTGTCGGCAGCCAGATCGGCGCCATTGCCTCCCCGCAAAGTACGGTGATCCCTGACCGGGCCTTCCTCGATCAGCAAACGAAAACAATTACCGACCAGGTTGCATCCGGACAGCCCGTTATACGACCCGAGCACTGGGGTGGCTACCTGGTAACGCCCACAGCCGTTGAGTTCTGGCAGGGAAGACCCAGCCGTTTACATGACCGGCTGCGGTATGTGCTGCAGGAAGACCAGCAATGGAAAATAGAGCGCCTGGCACCCTGA
- a CDS encoding PepSY-associated TM helix domain-containing protein — protein sequence MDTGNASASVSRANRNGKKTPDFFKKWASRLHLWLGMTVGILVFIISITGCLYVFKDEIENQLRKNVIFHHEPSIETKAVLPLRTLEAKVREQCREPYNIHWVNVPIDKRRAYQFFYYETNPRAWNYFGEYIIYKSVYVNPFTGKVLAVYDEKNGFFSIVKIIHWSFLLNSEWGKYVTGIPVLIFLIMIITGIILWWPKNKKARKQRFWFQWKNVKAWRRKNYDLHSILGFYASFIALILAITGLFYAFAFIQQAIYFSFSGGKTSLPDFSQITTKAPDSLRNAHTIDKICQQVETLYPTAFSYSVDLGNEHLDSHEHPNFSIYVKQLGYSYHIMHQLIFDENSGALLKNYNYKEKNLGEKAIGANYDVHVGAILGLPTKIIAFIASLICASLPVTGFLVWYGRRRKKKKPKRVV from the coding sequence ATGGATACAGGCAACGCTTCCGCTTCGGTTTCAAGGGCAAACCGGAATGGGAAAAAGACCCCGGACTTTTTTAAAAAATGGGCGTCCAGGCTACATTTATGGCTGGGAATGACCGTTGGCATTCTTGTTTTTATCATCTCCATTACAGGGTGCCTGTATGTGTTTAAGGACGAGATCGAAAACCAGTTGCGCAAAAATGTGATCTTCCATCATGAACCTTCCATCGAAACAAAAGCGGTACTCCCTCTTAGAACACTGGAAGCAAAAGTACGGGAGCAATGCCGCGAGCCCTATAACATCCATTGGGTCAATGTTCCGATTGACAAAAGGCGCGCTTACCAGTTCTTCTACTATGAAACCAATCCCCGGGCCTGGAACTATTTCGGGGAGTATATTATTTACAAATCGGTTTATGTAAACCCGTTCACCGGCAAAGTGCTGGCCGTTTACGACGAAAAAAACGGCTTTTTCAGCATCGTTAAAATCATTCACTGGAGTTTTCTGCTCAACAGCGAATGGGGAAAATACGTTACAGGTATACCCGTGCTTATTTTCCTCATCATGATCATTACCGGCATCATTCTGTGGTGGCCCAAAAATAAAAAGGCCCGGAAACAGCGTTTCTGGTTTCAATGGAAAAATGTAAAAGCCTGGCGCCGGAAAAATTATGATTTGCACAGCATACTCGGGTTTTACGCTTCCTTTATTGCATTAATCCTTGCCATAACCGGCCTGTTCTATGCTTTTGCTTTTATACAGCAGGCAATCTATTTCAGCTTCTCCGGGGGAAAGACCAGCCTGCCGGATTTTTCACAGATCACCACCAAAGCACCGGACAGCCTGCGTAATGCACATACCATTGATAAGATCTGTCAGCAGGTAGAAACCCTCTATCCAACGGCATTCAGTTATTCGGTAGACCTGGGCAATGAGCACCTCGACAGTCATGAGCATCCCAACTTTTCGATATACGTAAAGCAATTGGGCTATTCCTATCATATTATGCACCAATTGATCTTTGATGAAAACTCCGGTGCGCTGCTAAAAAATTACAACTATAAAGAGAAAAACCTGGGGGAAAAAGCCATTGGTGCCAATTATGATGTGCACGTGGGAGCCATCCTGGGATTGCCTACAAAAATAATTGCTTTTATAGCAAGCCTTATTTGTGCCTCGCTTCCCGTAACGGGCTTTCTGGTATGGTATGGCAGAAGGCGAAAAAAGAAAAAGCCCAAACGGGTCGTTTGA
- a CDS encoding 30S ribosomal protein THX, with protein MGRGDKKTAKGKRFQGSFGKSRPANPKKAKAAAKKKEAA; from the coding sequence ATGGGAAGAGGAGATAAAAAAACCGCAAAAGGAAAGCGTTTCCAGGGATCATTTGGCAAAAGCCGCCCTGCAAACCCCAAGAAGGCAAAAGCCGCTGCAAAGAAAAAAGAAGCGGCTTAA
- a CDS encoding HU family DNA-binding protein, with the protein MNKAELIDKLSGDAGITKTQANAALDSFVDAVTRTLKKGDKVTLVGFGTFSVTKRAARNGRNPQTGAVIKIKAKKVARFKAGKELSSKI; encoded by the coding sequence ATGAACAAAGCAGAATTGATCGACAAATTATCCGGAGATGCCGGTATTACAAAAACACAGGCAAACGCAGCTTTAGATTCTTTTGTAGATGCAGTTACAAGAACATTGAAGAAAGGTGATAAAGTTACACTGGTAGGTTTTGGAACATTTTCTGTAACCAAAAGAGCAGCACGTAATGGCCGTAACCCCCAAACCGGCGCTGTGATCAAGATTAAAGCAAAAAAAGTTGCCCGCTTCAAGGCTGGTAAAGAGCTTTCTTCCAAGATCTAA
- a CDS encoding DUF4286 family protein, translating to MKPAYIWNITTKVTAAAHIRWLAWLKDEYIPAFLATGCFYDAMILKLMHQEDDGDPTYAVQFYARTGNDYRQFSEWHYAPLKAKMKTTWGTDCYSFESALQVVN from the coding sequence ATGAAACCTGCATATATATGGAATATTACCACCAAAGTAACAGCGGCCGCACATATCCGCTGGCTGGCCTGGCTGAAAGATGAATATATACCTGCATTCCTGGCCACAGGATGCTTCTATGATGCCATGATCTTAAAACTGATGCACCAGGAAGATGATGGCGATCCGACCTATGCGGTGCAGTTCTATGCCCGCACCGGTAACGATTACAGGCAATTTTCCGAATGGCATTATGCGCCTCTGAAAGCAAAAATGAAAACCACCTGGGGTACCGACTGCTATAGCTTTGAGTCGGCATTACAGGTTGTGAATTGA
- a CDS encoding exodeoxyribonuclease III, giving the protein MRIISYNVNGIRAAIKKGFCDWLKTDPADVICVQETKALKDDVDTRLLQELGYEDYWFSAQKKGYSGVAVFTKVKPDQVMYGTGHQTSDEEGRVLQMDFGDIRLINAYFPSGTSGDLRQAFKYMWLDEFYTYLSELSRTVPKLVLCGDYNIAHEAIDIHDPKGNKNSSGFLPEEREWMTKLLKSGFNDTFRILHPDEPHRYSWWSQRFPSVRLNNKGWRIDYITVTDALKKKVEDAEIYPDVKHSDHCPVYLKLKH; this is encoded by the coding sequence ATGCGTATTATAAGCTATAATGTTAACGGGATCCGTGCGGCTATAAAGAAAGGTTTTTGCGACTGGCTGAAGACCGATCCGGCGGATGTGATTTGCGTGCAGGAAACCAAGGCCCTCAAAGATGATGTAGATACCCGGCTGCTACAGGAACTGGGGTATGAAGATTACTGGTTTTCTGCGCAGAAAAAGGGCTACAGCGGCGTAGCCGTATTTACAAAGGTGAAACCGGATCAGGTAATGTACGGAACCGGCCACCAAACCAGCGATGAAGAAGGGCGGGTGTTACAAATGGACTTTGGAGATATCCGGCTCATCAACGCCTACTTTCCAAGCGGTACCAGCGGAGATCTGCGACAGGCCTTTAAGTATATGTGGCTGGACGAGTTTTATACCTATCTGTCCGAACTCAGCAGAACAGTGCCAAAACTGGTGCTTTGCGGCGATTATAATATTGCCCATGAAGCGATCGACATTCATGACCCTAAAGGCAATAAAAACTCGTCGGGCTTTCTTCCGGAGGAACGGGAGTGGATGACCAAGTTGCTGAAGAGCGGATTCAACGACACGTTCCGGATCCTTCATCCGGATGAACCACACCGGTACAGCTGGTGGAGCCAGCGTTTTCCCTCTGTACGGCTCAACAATAAAGGATGGCGCATCGACTATATCACCGTTACCGATGCGTTGAAGAAAAAAGTGGAAGATGCCGAAATCTATCCGGATGTAAAGCACAGCGACCACTGCCCTGTTTACTTAAAATTAAAGCACTGA
- a CDS encoding LOG family protein — translation MDPKEKSRSAEQIIPAKEHIYLDGPKSRTYELGFAFHVLWQFLKGFRTLHFVGPCITVFGSARFKEDHIYYKKAEEFGKRIAELGFTTMTGGGPGIMEAANRGAFENGGESVGCNIKLPFEQHYNKYLTASVTFDHFFVRKVLLVKYSYAFIIMPGGFGTMDEFFETVTLIQTKTVTQFPIVLFGKAFYKELMVAIESMAAQGTISKEDLNLVLLTDDIDEAMRHISQYITTNYKIKKRWRIPWLFEKR, via the coding sequence ATGGATCCAAAAGAAAAGAGCAGGAGTGCCGAACAGATCATCCCGGCCAAGGAACATATTTATTTAGACGGTCCTAAAAGCAGAACCTATGAACTGGGATTTGCCTTCCATGTACTGTGGCAGTTTTTAAAAGGTTTCCGGACCCTCCATTTTGTAGGGCCCTGTATCACCGTTTTTGGATCGGCCCGTTTTAAGGAAGACCATATTTATTATAAAAAAGCAGAAGAATTCGGAAAAAGAATTGCGGAACTGGGCTTTACCACCATGACCGGGGGCGGACCGGGTATTATGGAAGCGGCCAACAGGGGTGCTTTCGAAAACGGCGGCGAATCAGTAGGCTGCAATATTAAATTACCCTTTGAGCAGCATTATAACAAATACCTGACCGCATCCGTAACCTTTGATCATTTTTTTGTACGCAAGGTGCTGCTGGTGAAATACAGTTATGCGTTCATCATTATGCCGGGCGGATTTGGCACTATGGATGAATTTTTTGAAACCGTAACACTGATCCAGACCAAGACCGTTACCCAGTTTCCTATTGTACTTTTCGGAAAAGCATTTTACAAAGAGCTGATGGTTGCCATTGAAAGTATGGCGGCTCAGGGAACGATTTCTAAAGAAGATCTGAACCTGGTGCTGCTAACAGACGATATTGATGAAGCCATGCGTCATATCAGCCAGTATATAACAACCAACTACAAAATAAAAAAGCGCTGGCGCATTCCCTGGCTGTTTGAAAAACGTTAG